In one window of Microplitis demolitor isolate Queensland-Clemson2020A chromosome 4, iyMicDemo2.1a, whole genome shotgun sequence DNA:
- the LOC103578138 gene encoding serine/threonine-protein kinase par-1, translating to MHRRLGHSNYDGKIAGLYDLEETLGRGHFAVVKLARHVFTGEKVAVKVIDKSKLDEVSRAHLFQEVRCMKLVQHPNVVRLYEVIDTQTKLYLILELGDGGDLYDYIMRHDSGLSEEVARTYFRQIVRAISYCHRLHVVHRDLKPENVVFFEKIGTVKLTDFGFSNRFCPGQKLETSCGSLAYSAPEILLGDSYDAPAVDVWSLGVILYMLVCGQAPFQEANDSETLTMIMDCKYSIPSHVSDECKRLIAKMLVRAPEGRATLEQIASDPWLGIETDDPVDALPLVSREQVSEEHHNLIITKMVNGNIATKEDILEALDKNEYNHITATYFLLAERKLRAHRQEQVQKDRTELDVTTRRHNDLSVNDLRVDPNSLGSMNQSLLSVPRTPGDVPQNSRTRKCSIVQEEEDEDDVSSCSGRDEHGSNSALSSFNRRGSRSEGKLSHILQERLAQLPEKHAVLKQPLRQNIQTQEIKPKDSASPSHTFTVVKVQQDPSYPPDEITTEENMNNRLPSTTGLTSTICSSSTIITAPTSTETITAVSGFNKNPIYSNYERPKSAAESLKTPVPVPNNKWKMGSQHRTANDSITAVSPSKNSKNFGIGKLGTITTTILTESSTAPSPIRSPKTFTSDSNLQLKYKTMPLTGGPAVSSIGEIQSEKLALKEILEDGDALESTADTGGGDNSSKSRVVRRTGYEQKRSKFHKTRTTSCSSSDASDDDSEGRKKRAHKLGATSGKPLPSRRDSHDDSSDSQDPGGSGGSGARGGLGNGEGVQNDTASSNTRNDGNENSTSTTTTTTTGTSGGKVQRCTESQAMTFGRRHRAGRRRAGETRLRESQSLNRITEVQEAELPSACHALYRNTTVITSTCNSTSTLSIINSKSIVGTETTTAIITMSNSINSLATCTTTCTSTTATSTSTTTNTSYITTTTATTVQRAKGFGARLLQSWNLSAKGLITQAVDSKSPGYNSKDNKKNNKDDKFVEIIREDKNKREQNGGVLNFDRENSKSSSINSTRGSGVGGSNDCKNRKIRLLTRYFAVHKKLCVPLPGFLGKGKLYKARSCGNISRERVSPSSPKSVLLCATSEDKWRERHQWNETKEHQQNHQQQQQLLLQQHRGSDGDINQNLGLAQFVQDSVMNNGCVGLPAICHIHLGDPSKCCSLC from the exons ATGCATCGGAGACTGGGTCACAGCAACTATGACGGGAAAATCGCTGGATTATATGACTTGGAGGAGACCCTTGGGCGAGGTCATTTCGCTGTGGTTAAACTCGCAAGGCATGTCTTCACCGGGGAGAAGGTGGCGGTCAAGGTTATCGATAAGAGTAAGCTGGATGAGGTTTCCCGAGCGCATTTATTCCAAgag GTGAGATGCATGAAACTGGTGCAGCATCCTAATGTAGTAAGGCTTTATGAAGTAATAGACACCCAGACAAAGCTCTACCTCATCTTGGAGCTTGGAGATGGTGGAGATCTCTATGATTATATAATGCGCCATGATAGTGGATTAAGTGAAGAG GTGGCACGGACTTACTTCCGTCAAATAGTTAGAGCCATATCATACTGTCACCGGCTTCATGTGGTCCACAGAGACTTGAAACCCGAGAATGTcgttttttttgagaaaatcgGTACCGTTAAACTGACGGACTTTGGTTTCAGTAATCGATTTTGTCCTGGACAGAAATTAGAGACATCGTGCGGCTCGCTGGCCTATTCAGCACCGGAAATTCTTCTCGGTGACAGCTACGATGCACCAGCTGTTGATGTCTGGTCACTTGGTGTTATTCTTTATATGCTGGTCTGTGGGCAAGCGCCTTTTCAAGAAGCCAATGATAGCGAGACATTAACGATGATAATGGACTGTAAATACTCAATTCCTTCGCACGTGTCGGACGAGTGCAAGAGACTTATTGCTAAAATGCTTGTTCGTGCACCCGAGGGACGTGCGACTCTTGAGCAAATTGCCAGCGATCCTTGGCTGGGTATTGAGACTGATGATCCCGTTGATGCTCTACCTCTCGTCTCCAGAGAACAGGTTTCTGAGGAACATCATAATcttataattactaaaatgGTCAATGGAAATATTGCTACGAAAGAAGATATTTTAGA AGCTCTTGATAAAAATGAGTACAACCATATCACGGCAACGTACTTCCTGCTGGCAGAGAGAAAATTACGTGCCCATCGACAAGAACAAGTACAAAAAGATCGTACAGAACTGGACGTTACCACGCG tcGCCACAATGATCTCTCAGTTAATGACCTACGTGTTGATCCGAATTCTTTGGGTAGTATGAATCAATCATTACTATCTGTACCAAGAACACCCGGAGACGTACCGCAG AATTCACGGACGCGTAAATGCAGTATCGTCCAAGAGGAAGAAGATGAGGACGACGTATCTTCATGTTCAGGCCGCGATGAGCATGGCAGCAATTCAGCACTAAGTTCATTCAATCGTCGTGGTTCCAGGTCAGAGGGTAAATTGTCACACATATTGCAAGAAAGATTAGCTCAGCTGCCAGAAAAACACGCGGTACTCAAACAGCCATTGAGACAAAACATTCAAACACAAGAAATAAAACCAAAGGATTCAGCATCACCGAGTCATACATTCACTGTCGTTAAAGTCCAGCAGGATCCGTCTTATCCACCGGATGAAATAACAACCGAGGAGAATATGAATAACAGACTGCCATCAACAACAGGATTAACTTCAACTATTTGTTCATCTTCTACAATAATAACAGCGCCAACGTCAACAGAAACAATAACAGCCGTAAgtggatttaataaaaacccTATTTACAGTAATTATGAAAGACCAAAGTCAGCAGCAGAGTCTTTGAAAACTCCTGTACCTGTGCCAAATAACAAATGGAAAATGGGCTCACAGCATCGCACTGCAAATGATTCAATCACAGCAGTATCGCCATCGAAAAATTCGAAGAATTTTGGTATTGGTAAATTAGGAACAATAACTACGACCATATTAACAGAGTCATCGACAGCCCCGTCACCAATTCGTTCACCAAAGACTTTTACCAGCGACAGTAATCTCCAGCTCAAGTATAAGACAATGCCGTTGACGGGTGGACCAGCAGTATCATCAATTGGCGAAATACAGTCGGAAAAATTGGCATTGAAAGAAATTCTTGAGGATGGCGACGCGCTGGAGTCGACAGCAGACACTGGTGGTGGTGATAATTCATCTAAGAGTCGCGTTGTAAGACGTACTGGTTACGAACAGAAGCGAAGTAAATTTCATAAGACCCGGACGACATCTTGCTCGAGTTCCGACGCGAGTGATGATGACAGTGAGGGCAGAAAGAAACGTGCACACAAATTGGGTGCGACTTCGGGTAAACCATTGCCTTCTAGACGAGACAGTCATGATGACTCGAGTGATTCTCAGGATCCTGGTGGCAGTGGAGGTAGTGGAGCTCGTGGTGGTCTGGGTAATGGCGAGGGTGTACAAAATGATACTGCGTCAAGTAATACTCGCAATGATGGCAATGAAAACAGTACGTCGacaacgacgacgacgacaacTGGAACAAGCGGTGGTAAAGTTCAAAGGTGTACAGAATCTCAGGCAATGACTTTTGGACGCAGACATCGAGCTGGCAGACGGCGGGCCGGTGAAACACGATTACGTGAAAGTCAATCATTAAACCGTATTACTGAAGTACAAGAAGCTGAATTACCAAGTGCTTGTCATGCTCTCTATCGAaatacaactgttattacATCAACTTGTAATTCAACTTCtacattatcaattattaattctaaatCAATAGTTGGAACGGAaacaacaacagcaataataacaatgtctaattcaataaatagttTAGCAACTTGTACTACTACTTGTACTTCTACTACTGCAACAAGTACCAGTACAACTACAAATACGAGTTATATAACAACTACTACTGCGACTACAGTACAACGAGCTAAAGGATTTGGAGCACGACTTTTACAGAGTTGGAATCTCAGCGCTAAGGGACTCATAACTCAAGCTGTCGATAGCAAATCCCCAGGATACAATtctaaagataataaaaaaaataataaagacgATAAATTTGTCGAGATAATACGtgaggataaaaataaacgtgAGCAAAATGGGggtgtattaaattttgacaGAGAAAATAGCAAAAGTTCATCGATTAACAGTACACGTGGTAGTGGAGTCGGTGGTAGTAATGAttgtaaaaatagaaaaataagacTTCTTACACGTTACTTTGCAGTACACAAAAAATTGTGTGTTCCGTTGCCGGGTTTTCTCGGTAAAGGTAAATTGTACAAAGCCCGTTCTTGTGGCAATATCTCAAGGGAGCGGGTCTCCCCGTCTTCACCAAAGTCTGTATTACTTTGTGCAACCAGTGAGGATAAATGGCGGGAACGTCACCAGTGGAATGAAACTAAAGAACACCAGCAAAATcatcaacaacagcagcaattGTTACTGCAGCAGCATCGCGGCAGTGACGGTGACATAAATCAGAATCTTGGGTTAGCTCAGTTTGTACAAGACAGTGTTATGAACAATGGCTGTGTCGGTTTACCAGCCATTTGTCATATTCATCTTGGAGACCCATCCAAGTGTTGCAGTCTATGTTga
- the LOC103578137 gene encoding F-box only protein 25 encodes MPFISKDWRSPGEEWVKTVEGWEKKKILECANNKTLSLLIRTEKDGDKAREKEKEKEKKIENAVQPHCHITLKCTREIAGFNGLSDALKRLDFLSAVHDCRRFNYIVRLLDLLVSHTMGGLSGCAQRVLFNMLEEVTLEVSCSQQQTGRLRRLIERVRAFSASCCWGGRPLGSVVLWEKHKAALDRILQIASSITITQPDEEQHPQWSDLPAECRREVLLRLSDPRDIEASSEACEHLAALAQEQRIWRELAQYHFTPQQIATTMQNNPGKDWKTLFTIARRSFGLREEYAEMIQLCRNCRCLFWRSLGHPCIADQDPAFQEKLADVDQSSLHVPIPPQTFLKFFSL; translated from the exons ATGCCGTTCATCTCCAAGGACTGGCGTAGTCCTGGTGAAGAATGGGTTAAAACCGTCGAGGGATgggagaagaaaaaaattctcgagTGCGCTAACAATAAAACCCTGTCATTACTAATACG AACCGAGAAAGATGGAGACAAAGCTCGTGAgaaggaaaaagaaaaagagaagAAAATAG AAAATGCCGTCCAACCTCACTGTCACATTACCCTGAAGTGTACACGTGAG ATCGCCGGATTCAACGGACTGAGTGATGCACTCAAGAGACTGGACTTTTTGTCAGCGGTTCATGATTGCCGACGTTTCAACTACATCGTGCGGCTGTTGGATCTGTTGGTCAGCCACACAATGGGTGGTCTCAGTGGATGCGCTCAGCGTGTGCTGTTCAATATGCTGGAAGAAGTTACTCTGGAGGTTTCTTGTTCGCAACAGCAAACAGGAAGACTTCGTAGACTGATTGAACGTGTCAGGGCTTTCAGCGCTAGCTGCTGCTGGGGCGGACGACCTCTGGGTTCAGTTGTCCTCTGGGAGAAACACAAGGCTGCTTTGGATAGAATATTGCAAATAGCTTCATCCATCACGATCACTCAG CCTGATGAAGAGCAGCATCCGCAGTGGTCTGATCTTCCAGCAGAATGCAGACGCGAAGTTCTTTTACGTTTGAGTGATCCACGAGACATCGAGGCTTCGTCAGAAGCTTGTGAGCATCTGGCAGCACTCGCACAGGAACAAAGAATTTGGCGAGAGCTTGCTCAGTATCACTTTACTCCTCAGCAAATAGCCACGACCATGCAAAACAACCCGGGAAAAGATTGGAAGACATTATTCACTATTGCACGaag GTCTTTCGGATTGCGTGAAGAGTACGCGGAAATGATTCAACTCTGTCGGAATTGTCGCTGTCTCTTTTGGCGATCACTTGGTCATCCTTGTATTGCTGACCAAGATCCAGCTTTTCAAGAAAAACTCGCTGATGTCGATCAATCATCTCTTCATGTTCCAATACCACCGCAAACTTTTCTCAAGTTCTTCTCTCTgtga
- the LOC103578134 gene encoding uncharacterized protein LOC103578134, which translates to MSRTMSQGTDIKAFEEAVKKVDDIIRRFDDSTRNALVSHIVTTWLAEKFGSVSVSSSAEQNHSKVENGADQDDDDYDPEVLDDPIMALERIVASLKSKVPQSGILPSETFITSDKQKNSEPDSATTIHIDGFLYDEEDLENLEDEGDLARYYCEDCGSKKIKFLNIVSNSMNREELFHIFNDYLPRLDGKIVLDVGSRLGAVLYGAYVFTDAEKIIGVEMNKEFCDIQNEIVKEFKMSKRIEVINKDIKDAADVLESADVVVMNNVFESYLPEDQQVEMWNFFKEHIKKDAFIVSRPHIKEIFDKLNVNINVDEWVKKVEGIDGSCKSENTSITVELPLSKIACYVVL; encoded by the exons atgagcAGGACAATGTCTCAAGGTACGGACATCAAAGCTTTTGAAGAAGCTGTGAAAAAAGTAGATGATATAATAAGACGTTTCGATGACTCGACTAGAAACGCATTGGTGTCTCATATTGTAACAACATGGTTGGCTGAAAAATTCGGTTCTGTATCAg TTTCATCAAGTGCAGAGCAGAATCACTCGAAAGTTGAAAATGGCGCAGAccaagatgatgatgattacgATCCCGAAGTGTTGGATGACCCCATCATGGCCTTAGAACGCATCGTCGCTAGTTTAAAATCCAAAGTACCTCAAAGTGGAATTCTTCCATCAGAAACTTTCATTACATCCGATAAACAAAAG AATTCCGAGCCTGATTCTGCTACGACAATTCATATCGACGGCTTCCTTTACGATGAAGAAGATCTAGAAAATCTTGAAGATGAAGGAGATCTTGCTCGTTATTACTGCGAGGATTGCggttctaaaaaaattaaattcttga acaTAGTATCAAATTCAATGAATCGCGAGGAACTGTTTCATATCTTCAATGATTATCTTCCAAGACTTGACGGGAAGATTGTTCTCGATGTCGGCTCACGTCTTGGTGCAGTTTTATACGGC GCTTACGTATTTACCGatgctgaaaaaataattggcgTGGAAATGAACAAAGAATTTTGCGATATTCAAAATGAGATtgtcaaagaatttaaaatgtctAAAAGAATTGAAGTTATCAACAAAGATATCAAAGATGCTGCAGACGTACTGGAGTCAGCGGACGTTGTTGTCATGAACAATGTCTTCGAATCTTATTTACCAGAAGATCAGCAAGTGGAgatgtggaatttttttaaggaacACATAAAGAAAGACGCTTTCATTGTATCCCGGCCACatattaaagaaatatttgataaattaaatgtcaatATTAATGTCGATGAGTGGGTAAAAAAAGTAGAGGGTATCGATGGCAGTTGCAAGTCCGAAAACACATCAATTACAGTAGAACTACCCTTGTCAAAAATAGCTTGCTACGTAGTTTTATAG
- the LOC103578135 gene encoding inositol-trisphosphate 3-kinase A isoform X1 produces the protein MKSKTTSKPQSDISCDLDPSEVNESYDEFNTVMIPTPRIMNKSPSNDEGIEPDSDLKSLHQVGGSWSLDSSSVNGDDDCCRRDCNPNNSVWQRRRSRAKVTRCCSSDSAVISDDDQNQNKGWDNLILGDRGECDSMTDEKPRYWRTPSVVVSDYSDYSYLDEKYERNEFDIEGGTSDTPSQASSCSCLDCDEIREFNDDLNSNSVDNHLLQVCGLRRHSDSCCACLSTHNNINSRIDIESRRNSCLAVSNSHLIKLDTKTTSTCAGERGYDSSIVNTEENKTTIELLDIPPIRKISNCSTNSSLSGDDFEVTELQPLKRPQSSAWKKLKNIIQWAPFFQTYKKKSYPWIQLAGHQGNFRAGPTPGTILKKLCLQEEACFRLLMNDVLRPYVPEFKGVLDVREEEGHQNQESDVKSPDDTTCNSNSVVTSYLQLQDLLGDFEDPCVMDCKVGVRTYLESELAKAKEHPKLRKDMYEKMIQIDPTAPSLEEKRLQGVTKPRYMVWRETISSTATLGFRVEGVKLTHGSSSKDFKTTKTREQVTEALKYFVENHPHAVPKYLQRLKAIRATLKTSPFFATHEIVGSSLLFVHDSKNAGVWMIDFAKTLPLPSTMPSIRHDAEWEVGNHEDGYLIGVNNLIDIFEDIKNSEKL, from the exons ATGAAGTCGAAAACGACCTCAAAACCTCAAAGTGACATCAGTTGTGATTTGGATCCCAGCGAAGTTAACGAGAGCTACGATGAGTTCAACACAGTAATGATACCGACACCGAGAATTATGAACAAAAGTCCGTCAAATGATGAAGGCATTGAGCCGGATTCGGATCTCAAGTCTCTGCATCAAGTTGGTGGATCCTGGAGCTTGGATTCCTCATCAGTTAATGGTGATGATGATTGTTGTAGACGTGACTGTAATCCTAACAACAGTGTGTGGCAAAGGCGTAGATCGAGAGCCAAAGTCACTCGCTGCTGTAGCTCTGATAGTGCTGTTATCAGTGATGATGATCAGAATCAGAAtaaag GATGGGATAACTTGATACTTGGAGATAGAGGTGAGTGTGACTCGATGACGGACGAGAAGCCACGTTACTGGCGAACACCGAGTGTCGTAGTCAGTGATTATTCGGATTACTCGTATTTGGATGAGAAATATGAGCGCAATGAGTTTGATATTGAGGGAGGCACAAGTGATACACCTAGTCAGGCGAGCAGTTGTTCTTGTTTAGATTGCGACGAAATACGTGAAtttaatgatgatttaaattcaaattctgttGACAATCATCTTCTACAAGTATGCGGTCTCAGGCGACATTCTGATTCGTGCTGTGCGTGCTTGAGTACtcacaataatatcaattccCG aaTTGATATCGAAAGCCGCAGGAATTCATGTCTCGCAGTGAGCAATTCACACTTGATAAAACTGGACACTAAAACGACAAGTACTTGTGCCGGTGAACGAGGATACGATAGTAGTATCGTTAAtactgaagaaaataaaacgaCAATTGAACTTCTAGATATACCACCGATACGTAAAATCTCAAACTGTTCAACAAACTCGAGTCTGAGTGGGGACGACTTTGAGGTCACCGAACTGCAACCGTTAAAGAGGCCACAG AGCTCGGCATGGAAGAAGCTTAAGAATATCATACAGTGGGCCCCGTTTTTTCAgacctacaaaaaaaaaagttatccatGG ATACAGTTAGCAGGACATCAAGGTAACTTTAGAGCCGGTCCAACACCTGGTAcgattctaaaaaaattgtgtctaCAAGAGGAAGCCTGTTTTCGTTTATTAATGAATGACGTATTGAGACCATACGTGCCGGAGTTCAAAGGTGTATTAGACGTAAGAGAAGAAGAGGGACATCAGAATCAAGAATCAGACGTTAAAAGTCCCGATGACACAACTTGCAACAGTAATTCAGTAGTGACATCGTATTTACAGTTGCAAGACTTACTCGGTGACTTTGAGGATCCCTGTGTGATGGACTGCAAAGTCGGTGTGCGAACTTACTTAGAGTCCGAGCTGGCAAAAGCCAAAGAGCACCCGAAGCTACGGAAAGACATGTACGAAAAAATGATCCAAATAGATCCAACGGCGCCGAGTTTGGAGGAGAAGAGACTGCAGGGTGTTACTAAACCGAGATATATGGTCTGGCGCGAGACGATATCAAGTACTGCCACCCTTGGATTCCGAGTTGAAGGAGTTAAACTCACTCATGGTAGTTCATCCAAGGATTTCAAGACAACAAAAACTCGGGAACAAGTTACAGAAGCCCTGAAATATTTCGTTGAAAACCATCCGCATGCTGTTCCTAAATATTTGCAACGTCTCAAGGCCATAAGAGCGACCTTAAAAACTTCACCTTTCTTCGCAACCCATGAAATTGTCGGATCAAGTCTTCTTTTTGTTCATGATTCGAAAAATGCCGGTGTGTGGATGATTGATTTCGCAAAGACGCTGCCTCTACCATCGACGATGCCAAGTATTCGACACGACGCCGAATGGGAAGTCGGTAATCACGAAGACGGTTATTTAATTGGtgttaataatttgatagacatttttgaagaca
- the LOC103578135 gene encoding inositol-trisphosphate 3-kinase B isoform X3, protein MDKTDNKMGDEKTPRSSRSSSQSLTTSPSLNLMEQLLLAKMEIISLTDHVDNNINIHNNNSNVNSSSAVSRKKSLMVRANSLDSQTSASTLYSTSSADSPNSNRYCKCDDCLLGIVDKHKRLMPTSLNRKKSSAWKKLKNIIQWAPFFQTYKKKSYPWIQLAGHQGNFRAGPTPGTILKKLCLQEEACFRLLMNDVLRPYVPEFKGVLDVREEEGHQNQESDVKSPDDTTCNSNSVVTSYLQLQDLLGDFEDPCVMDCKVGVRTYLESELAKAKEHPKLRKDMYEKMIQIDPTAPSLEEKRLQGVTKPRYMVWRETISSTATLGFRVEGVKLTHGSSSKDFKTTKTREQVTEALKYFVENHPHAVPKYLQRLKAIRATLKTSPFFATHEIVGSSLLFVHDSKNAGVWMIDFAKTLPLPSTMPSIRHDAEWEVGNHEDGYLIGVNNLIDIFEDIKNSEKL, encoded by the exons ATGGATAAGACTGACAATAAAATGGGCGACGAAAAAACTCCGAGGTCTTCACGGTCATCAAGTCAATCACTGACAACTTCTCCGAGTTTAAATCTAATGGAGCAACTGCTGTTAgctaaaatggaaataattagTTTGACTGATCATGTTGATAATAACATTAacattcataataataatagtaatgtaAATTCAAGTAGTGCGGTGTCAAGGAAGAAATCATTGATGGTACGGGCTAATTCATTGGACAGTCAAACTAGCGCAAGTACATTATACTCAACATCGTCTGCGGATTCGCCTAATAGTAATCGTTATTGCAAATGTGATGATTGTTTGCTTGGTATTGTCGACAAACATAAACGACTTATGCCTACTTCACTTAATCGTAAAAAG AGCTCGGCATGGAAGAAGCTTAAGAATATCATACAGTGGGCCCCGTTTTTTCAgacctacaaaaaaaaaagttatccatGG ATACAGTTAGCAGGACATCAAGGTAACTTTAGAGCCGGTCCAACACCTGGTAcgattctaaaaaaattgtgtctaCAAGAGGAAGCCTGTTTTCGTTTATTAATGAATGACGTATTGAGACCATACGTGCCGGAGTTCAAAGGTGTATTAGACGTAAGAGAAGAAGAGGGACATCAGAATCAAGAATCAGACGTTAAAAGTCCCGATGACACAACTTGCAACAGTAATTCAGTAGTGACATCGTATTTACAGTTGCAAGACTTACTCGGTGACTTTGAGGATCCCTGTGTGATGGACTGCAAAGTCGGTGTGCGAACTTACTTAGAGTCCGAGCTGGCAAAAGCCAAAGAGCACCCGAAGCTACGGAAAGACATGTACGAAAAAATGATCCAAATAGATCCAACGGCGCCGAGTTTGGAGGAGAAGAGACTGCAGGGTGTTACTAAACCGAGATATATGGTCTGGCGCGAGACGATATCAAGTACTGCCACCCTTGGATTCCGAGTTGAAGGAGTTAAACTCACTCATGGTAGTTCATCCAAGGATTTCAAGACAACAAAAACTCGGGAACAAGTTACAGAAGCCCTGAAATATTTCGTTGAAAACCATCCGCATGCTGTTCCTAAATATTTGCAACGTCTCAAGGCCATAAGAGCGACCTTAAAAACTTCACCTTTCTTCGCAACCCATGAAATTGTCGGATCAAGTCTTCTTTTTGTTCATGATTCGAAAAATGCCGGTGTGTGGATGATTGATTTCGCAAAGACGCTGCCTCTACCATCGACGATGCCAAGTATTCGACACGACGCCGAATGGGAAGTCGGTAATCACGAAGACGGTTATTTAATTGGtgttaataatttgatagacatttttgaagaca
- the LOC103578135 gene encoding inositol-trisphosphate 3-kinase A isoform X2, whose protein sequence is MQDTCGMMIPTIVYTKPSLSDCSYDEDKSNGSAAGSESSKKFVRHRRPSRSRVRRNSRRLSISRDEYSSSSSRSPSPSTNHYFNESLIKFAGDVNLGDDEDVDGKNKSDIKNNSTGYGQYLQLLQVPQINSLNLEWGEPSGDDLSSEWESDYSEGQHIQIIDTNHTLPKSSAWKKLKNIIQWAPFFQTYKKKSYPWIQLAGHQGNFRAGPTPGTILKKLCLQEEACFRLLMNDVLRPYVPEFKGVLDVREEEGHQNQESDVKSPDDTTCNSNSVVTSYLQLQDLLGDFEDPCVMDCKVGVRTYLESELAKAKEHPKLRKDMYEKMIQIDPTAPSLEEKRLQGVTKPRYMVWRETISSTATLGFRVEGVKLTHGSSSKDFKTTKTREQVTEALKYFVENHPHAVPKYLQRLKAIRATLKTSPFFATHEIVGSSLLFVHDSKNAGVWMIDFAKTLPLPSTMPSIRHDAEWEVGNHEDGYLIGVNNLIDIFEDIKNSEKL, encoded by the exons ATGCAAGACACTTGCGGTATGATGATTCCGACAATTGTCTATACGAAACCAAGTTTGAGTGACTGCAGTTACGATGAGGATAAGAGCAATGGAAGTGCTGCGGGTAGTGAgagtagtaaaaaatttgtcagaCACCGGAGGCCCTCGAGATCGCGGGTGAGACGAAATTCCCGCAGACTGTCGATTAGTCGAGATGAATATTCATCATCTTCGTCGCGCAGTCCCTCGCCGTCTACCAATCACTATTTCAatgaaagtttaattaaatttgctgGTGATGTTAATCTGGGTGATGATGAAGACGTTGATGGTAAAAATAAGTcggatattaaaaataattccacgGGGTATGGACAGTATTTACAATTACTCCAAGTACCGCAGATTAATTCTTTAAATCTTGAGTGGGGCGAACCTAGTGGCGATGATCTTAGTTCTGAATGGGAGTCTGATTATTCTGAAGGCCAacatattcaaattattgacACTAATCACACACTACCGAAG AGCTCGGCATGGAAGAAGCTTAAGAATATCATACAGTGGGCCCCGTTTTTTCAgacctacaaaaaaaaaagttatccatGG ATACAGTTAGCAGGACATCAAGGTAACTTTAGAGCCGGTCCAACACCTGGTAcgattctaaaaaaattgtgtctaCAAGAGGAAGCCTGTTTTCGTTTATTAATGAATGACGTATTGAGACCATACGTGCCGGAGTTCAAAGGTGTATTAGACGTAAGAGAAGAAGAGGGACATCAGAATCAAGAATCAGACGTTAAAAGTCCCGATGACACAACTTGCAACAGTAATTCAGTAGTGACATCGTATTTACAGTTGCAAGACTTACTCGGTGACTTTGAGGATCCCTGTGTGATGGACTGCAAAGTCGGTGTGCGAACTTACTTAGAGTCCGAGCTGGCAAAAGCCAAAGAGCACCCGAAGCTACGGAAAGACATGTACGAAAAAATGATCCAAATAGATCCAACGGCGCCGAGTTTGGAGGAGAAGAGACTGCAGGGTGTTACTAAACCGAGATATATGGTCTGGCGCGAGACGATATCAAGTACTGCCACCCTTGGATTCCGAGTTGAAGGAGTTAAACTCACTCATGGTAGTTCATCCAAGGATTTCAAGACAACAAAAACTCGGGAACAAGTTACAGAAGCCCTGAAATATTTCGTTGAAAACCATCCGCATGCTGTTCCTAAATATTTGCAACGTCTCAAGGCCATAAGAGCGACCTTAAAAACTTCACCTTTCTTCGCAACCCATGAAATTGTCGGATCAAGTCTTCTTTTTGTTCATGATTCGAAAAATGCCGGTGTGTGGATGATTGATTTCGCAAAGACGCTGCCTCTACCATCGACGATGCCAAGTATTCGACACGACGCCGAATGGGAAGTCGGTAATCACGAAGACGGTTATTTAATTGGtgttaataatttgatagacatttttgaagaca